One window from the genome of Spirosoma rhododendri encodes:
- a CDS encoding NADPH-dependent FMN reductase, with protein MHIALIATSSRPNSNSLRFVNYLNNLLAETNQHTVTIVNYEHYDIPFAGQGWLNADALTPFQQELTTAWASADLVIFALPEYNWTAPAQATNAIHQLGTPAFKHLFADKVFAMVGISNGRGGRQPALDMGTVVNKIISFTNSSSIVSPKLYESHETDKNIDPNGQFVGHEVYERTVRSFLDYTLTVAQRWVGAEQTA; from the coding sequence ATGCATATTGCGCTTATAGCGACCTCGTCGCGCCCCAACAGCAACTCGCTTCGTTTCGTCAATTACCTGAACAACCTGTTGGCCGAAACGAATCAGCATACCGTCACCATCGTTAATTACGAGCACTACGACATACCATTTGCCGGTCAGGGCTGGCTCAACGCCGATGCGCTGACGCCCTTCCAGCAAGAACTGACCACCGCCTGGGCTTCGGCCGATCTGGTGATCTTCGCCTTACCTGAATACAACTGGACGGCCCCGGCGCAGGCCACCAATGCCATTCACCAGCTAGGCACCCCCGCGTTCAAGCACCTGTTTGCCGACAAAGTGTTTGCGATGGTTGGTATTTCGAATGGGCGGGGTGGGCGGCAACCGGCCCTCGATATGGGCACGGTGGTCAACAAGATCATTAGCTTCACCAACAGCTCGTCTATCGTGTCGCCGAAGCTGTACGAATCGCACGAAACCGACAAAAACATTGACCCCAACGGGCAGTTTGTCGGCCATGAAGTGTACGAGCGCACCGTCCGTTCGTTCCTCGATTACACGCTTACCGTGGCACAGCGGTGGGTCGGTGCCGAGCAGACAGCCTGA
- a CDS encoding trans-sulfuration enzyme family protein, whose translation MHFDTLALKATHQADPTTGAVVPPIHLATTFARDEANELTGPYLYTRPNNPNREALETALATLEGGAVGMAFGSGQAATMTLLQALSPGDHVLVATDSYYGTPALLEQVFHPWGLTYTRVHMDDLDAVKQSMHENTRLVWCETPSNPLLTITDLLTVARLAHDAGALCVCDNTWATPVLQRPLELNCDIVMHSTSKYLSGHSDVLGGALVFKRNDEFAQRVRSLQSLSGAVPSPFDCWLISRGIKTLGVRMRAQMATAQAVADFLDGHPSVEKVHYPGLPNHPDRALIAQQMNGPGAMLSVQVNGGAAEALAFIGKLKLFTRATSLGGVESLIEHRASVEGPNSTTPANLLRVSIGLEHAEDLIADLAQALR comes from the coding sequence ATGCATTTCGATACGCTTGCCCTGAAAGCCACTCATCAGGCCGACCCAACAACGGGGGCCGTGGTCCCGCCCATACATCTTGCCACGACCTTTGCCCGCGACGAAGCCAACGAACTAACCGGGCCGTACCTGTACACGCGCCCCAACAACCCCAACCGCGAAGCCCTCGAAACGGCATTGGCGACGCTCGAAGGCGGAGCCGTCGGGATGGCGTTCGGGTCGGGGCAGGCGGCTACCATGACGCTCTTGCAGGCACTCAGCCCCGGCGATCACGTACTCGTAGCCACCGACTCGTACTACGGCACCCCCGCCCTGCTCGAACAGGTGTTTCACCCCTGGGGCCTGACCTACACGCGGGTACACATGGACGATCTGGACGCGGTGAAGCAGTCGATGCACGAAAACACGCGGCTGGTCTGGTGCGAAACGCCCTCGAACCCCCTCCTGACAATCACTGACTTACTAACAGTTGCGCGACTGGCGCACGACGCGGGGGCACTCTGCGTCTGCGACAACACCTGGGCGACGCCCGTGCTGCAACGCCCGCTCGAGTTGAACTGCGACATCGTGATGCACTCGACCAGCAAGTACCTGAGCGGCCACTCCGACGTGCTGGGCGGGGCACTGGTATTCAAACGCAACGACGAGTTCGCCCAGCGGGTCCGGTCGTTGCAAAGTCTGTCGGGGGCGGTGCCGTCGCCGTTCGATTGCTGGCTCATTAGTCGGGGCATCAAAACGTTGGGCGTCCGAATGCGGGCGCAGATGGCCACCGCGCAGGCCGTCGCCGACTTCCTCGACGGGCATCCATCGGTCGAAAAAGTGCATTACCCCGGCCTGCCCAATCACCCCGACCGCGCGCTGATTGCCCAGCAAATGAACGGGCCAGGGGCCATGCTATCGGTGCAGGTAAACGGTGGAGCCGCCGAAGCGCTGGCGTTTATCGGTAAGCTGAAACTGTTCACCCGCGCCACGAGTCTGGGAGGTGTCGAAAGTTTGATCGAGCACCGGGCCAGCGTCGAAGGCCCCAACTCCACCACGCCTGCCAACCTGCTCCGCGTATCCATCGGCCTCGAACACGCCGAAGACCTGATCGCCGATCTGGCGCAGGCGTTGCGGTAA
- a CDS encoding non-ribosomal peptide synthetase produces MTLSTPHAKIVDFDPFAGPAFSHIAPSTEAQMEIWAACLLGGDDASRAYNESISLQFTGFLDRYALEQALFTLITRHEALRSVLSPDGKTVCVYTDSPVRLQFRDVSAELPENQQRQLTDYTREESTYVFDLQHGPLLKATLFSLSASSHYFVMTAHHIICDGWSTGIMLQELGTLYSAYTQKMAAKLPDAIPFSQYARERFLFNQSDDYQQSERYWLDQYADNIPTVHLPTDFPRKTPRSFDSDRLDYPLKPDVVAAVKKMGLKAGCGFVTTLMTAFEVLLYRLTGQNDIVLGLPAADQSATGHYQLVGHCVSLLPLRSKLTADVSFLEFLKHRKTAVQDALDHRLITFGSLLKKLSMARDLSTIPLVPVVFNVDMGLDDGVHFHDLTFQLISNPRAYENFELFVNISGAGNALTVEWSYNTQLFTAETIRKMMVEFEHILSTITVDPSVMIGSINLIETNRLLEQLARWNNTQADYPRDTPLDQLIEQTSATYATKPALIFNGSTLSYRQLNETANQLAHYLLASGVRQGDIIGVAVDRSPDMLIALLAILRAGAAYLPLDPTYPQDRISFMVADSGAKRVLVSRNYQGRLRGQTTELVMEDTALAIAGYPTTAPALTHSGDSLAYVLYTSGSTGKPKGVLIEHRNLVNLLWSMAQAPGISDNDTLLAVTTISFDIAGLELFLPLLVGATVYLTDTATAKDGRALLALVKSAQISVMQATPSTWRMMLDSDWTDRLPLKALCGGEALPKDLATHLLTRCDELWNVYGPTETTIWSTVKRIVSADDITIGRPINNTQVYILDAFLKPVAEGLAGEIYIAGDGVARGYLNRQELTNERFVTNPFTGGAPGTMYRTGDLGEFRADGDIHCLGRVDHQVKIRGHRIELLEIEAVLAALEGIKEAVVTAHDDRQGHPQLVAYVVPLHLASQEQILVWKQQMQQHLPDYMIPVHFVAVKHIPLTPNGKVDRKSLPAPLVGEPGTRTDYVGPRTDVEQRVAAIWLDCLKLDKLDVFDNFFELGGHSLVAVQVMNRLEKETGKRLPLSTLFEYPTVEKLALALQMDGTSVVWDALVPIKPQGTKMPLYIVHGAGLHVLLFNTLAMHMDPDQPVYGLQAKGINSADKPHDSIEEMATYYIDAIMAKNPDGPYALAGFSFGGVIAYEMSRQLTAQGKVVKMLAMFDTYVYEARQYDSWLRKMSGNMLVSLKTRFYVLTQLKDDPQHTLLVKTESLKRKISQLYRRVKYDEDHLKVFLGNYYDVYQKSQAAYTKYVLVPHQVRIDLFRAKERIFYMHDFEFLGWKPFALKGVTVHEVPGNHNSLFDPPNDKSFARTLQNVLDKA; encoded by the coding sequence ATGACTCTATCTACTCCACACGCAAAAATTGTTGATTTTGACCCATTCGCAGGCCCTGCCTTTTCCCACATCGCCCCTTCGACAGAAGCGCAAATGGAAATATGGGCGGCTTGCCTGCTGGGCGGTGATGATGCCAGCCGAGCCTACAACGAATCTATTTCACTTCAATTCACCGGCTTTTTAGACCGGTATGCGCTCGAACAAGCCCTGTTCACGCTAATCACCCGTCATGAAGCGCTACGGTCGGTATTGAGTCCTGATGGCAAAACAGTTTGCGTCTACACCGATTCTCCTGTTCGTTTACAGTTTCGGGATGTGTCGGCCGAATTGCCGGAAAACCAGCAACGGCAACTAACTGATTATACGCGCGAAGAGTCAACATACGTTTTCGATTTGCAGCATGGCCCCTTACTGAAAGCCACGCTTTTCTCCCTGTCGGCATCGAGTCATTATTTTGTAATGACCGCTCACCATATTATTTGCGATGGCTGGTCTACGGGTATCATGCTACAGGAATTGGGTACGCTGTACTCGGCCTATACCCAAAAAATGGCCGCGAAACTCCCCGATGCGATTCCGTTCAGCCAGTACGCCCGGGAACGGTTTCTGTTCAATCAGAGTGACGACTACCAGCAAAGCGAACGCTACTGGCTCGATCAGTACGCCGACAATATACCGACGGTGCATCTGCCAACCGATTTCCCCCGAAAAACACCCCGCAGTTTTGACAGCGACCGGCTGGACTATCCGTTAAAGCCGGACGTAGTTGCAGCCGTGAAGAAAATGGGCCTGAAAGCGGGATGTGGCTTCGTTACTACGCTCATGACCGCGTTCGAAGTATTGCTGTATCGGTTGACGGGCCAGAATGATATTGTGCTCGGTTTGCCGGCTGCCGATCAGTCGGCTACCGGACATTATCAGCTGGTAGGCCACTGCGTGAGTTTGCTGCCGCTACGAAGCAAGCTGACGGCCGATGTTAGCTTTTTGGAGTTTTTAAAGCATCGAAAAACGGCGGTTCAGGATGCGCTTGACCATCGGCTAATCACGTTTGGTAGCTTACTGAAAAAGTTGAGCATGGCCCGTGATCTGTCGACGATTCCGCTGGTTCCCGTCGTATTTAACGTCGATATGGGTTTGGACGATGGCGTTCACTTTCACGATCTAACCTTTCAGTTAATCAGTAATCCGAGGGCCTACGAAAATTTTGAGCTGTTTGTCAATATCAGCGGGGCCGGCAATGCGCTCACCGTGGAATGGTCGTACAATACGCAGTTGTTCACGGCGGAGACCATTCGTAAAATGATGGTCGAGTTTGAGCATATTTTGAGCACGATTACGGTTGATCCGTCCGTCATGATCGGGTCGATTAACCTGATTGAAACCAACAGACTGCTCGAACAACTGGCCCGGTGGAACAACACTCAGGCCGACTACCCGCGCGATACGCCCCTCGATCAGTTGATCGAACAAACGTCGGCAACCTACGCGACCAAACCAGCCCTTATTTTCAACGGCAGTACACTGTCGTATCGGCAGCTAAACGAAACGGCCAACCAGCTGGCGCATTACCTGCTGGCGTCGGGTGTTCGACAGGGCGACATAATCGGTGTGGCGGTTGACCGCTCGCCGGACATGCTGATAGCGCTACTCGCCATACTGCGGGCCGGTGCCGCCTACCTGCCCCTCGACCCAACCTACCCCCAGGATCGGATCAGCTTTATGGTAGCCGATTCGGGCGCCAAACGAGTGCTCGTATCCCGCAACTACCAGGGGCGTTTGCGCGGTCAGACCACCGAGCTGGTCATGGAAGACACGGCGCTCGCCATAGCCGGTTACCCCACGACAGCTCCCGCCCTTACGCACTCGGGCGACAGTCTGGCTTACGTACTCTATACGTCGGGGTCCACGGGGAAGCCCAAGGGCGTGCTGATCGAACACCGCAACCTGGTCAACCTGTTGTGGAGCATGGCCCAGGCACCCGGTATCAGCGACAACGACACGTTACTGGCCGTAACCACCATTTCCTTCGACATCGCCGGTCTGGAGCTGTTTCTTCCGCTGCTTGTGGGGGCCACCGTATACCTCACCGACACGGCGACGGCTAAGGATGGCCGGGCTCTGCTGGCTCTCGTTAAATCGGCACAGATCAGCGTGATGCAGGCAACCCCCTCGACCTGGCGAATGATGCTCGACAGCGACTGGACTGATCGCTTGCCGCTGAAAGCGCTTTGCGGGGGCGAAGCCCTGCCGAAAGACCTGGCCACGCACCTGCTCACCCGATGCGATGAGTTGTGGAACGTATACGGACCAACCGAAACAACGATCTGGTCGACCGTCAAACGAATCGTCAGCGCGGATGATATTACCATCGGCAGGCCCATCAACAACACGCAGGTTTACATACTCGATGCGTTCCTCAAACCCGTAGCGGAAGGCTTAGCCGGTGAAATTTACATTGCTGGCGACGGCGTGGCACGCGGCTACCTGAACCGGCAGGAGTTGACAAACGAACGGTTCGTAACCAATCCATTCACCGGAGGGGCACCCGGCACCATGTATCGAACGGGTGATCTGGGCGAGTTCCGGGCCGATGGCGACATACACTGCCTGGGGCGCGTCGACCATCAGGTAAAAATTCGGGGGCATCGCATCGAACTGCTGGAGATCGAAGCGGTATTGGCGGCCCTTGAGGGGATTAAAGAAGCTGTCGTTACAGCGCACGACGATCGGCAGGGCCATCCGCAACTGGTGGCTTACGTGGTTCCGCTTCACCTGGCTTCTCAGGAGCAGATTCTGGTCTGGAAACAACAGATGCAGCAACACCTGCCCGACTACATGATTCCAGTTCATTTTGTGGCAGTGAAACACATTCCACTGACCCCGAACGGGAAAGTAGATCGTAAGTCACTGCCCGCCCCACTCGTGGGTGAGCCCGGAACCCGCACCGATTACGTGGGGCCGCGCACCGACGTCGAACAACGGGTAGCCGCCATATGGCTGGACTGCCTGAAGCTCGACAAACTGGACGTTTTCGACAACTTCTTCGAACTTGGCGGCCATTCGCTGGTGGCCGTACAGGTGATGAACCGGCTGGAGAAGGAAACCGGCAAGCGGCTTCCACTATCGACGTTGTTTGAGTATCCGACGGTCGAAAAGTTAGCCCTGGCCCTACAAATGGACGGTACGTCTGTCGTATGGGATGCGCTCGTTCCCATCAAGCCGCAGGGTACGAAGATGCCGCTCTACATCGTACACGGCGCGGGCCTGCACGTATTGCTGTTCAACACACTGGCCATGCACATGGACCCTGACCAGCCCGTTTACGGCTTACAGGCGAAAGGCATTAACAGTGCGGACAAGCCCCACGACAGTATCGAGGAGATGGCGACGTACTACATCGACGCCATCATGGCCAAAAACCCGGACGGCCCCTATGCCCTGGCCGGTTTCTCCTTCGGGGGTGTTATCGCGTATGAGATGAGCCGGCAACTGACCGCCCAGGGTAAAGTGGTGAAGATGCTGGCCATGTTCGACACCTACGTGTACGAGGCAAGGCAGTACGACTCCTGGCTGCGAAAAATGAGCGGTAACATGCTTGTTTCGCTTAAAACAAGGTTCTACGTGCTGACGCAACTGAAAGACGACCCTCAGCACACCTTACTTGTCAAAACAGAATCGTTGAAGCGTAAGATTAGTCAGCTGTACCGGCGGGTCAAGTACGACGAAGATCACCTCAAAGTCTTTTTGGGCAATTACTACGATGTCTACCAGAAAAGTCAGGCGGCATACACCAAATATGTGCTGGTTCCGCATCAGGTGCGCATCGATTTGTTTCGGGCCAAAGAGCGGATTTTTTACATGCACGATTTCGAATTTCTCGGCTGGAAACCGTTCGCTCTAAAGGGCGTTACGGTGCACGAAGTGCCGGGAAATCACAATAGCCTGTTTGATCCGCCAAACGATAAGTCGTTCGCCAGAACGCTGCAAAACGTGCTGGACAAGGCGTAG
- a CDS encoding DUF5618 family protein, whose amino-acid sequence MDSISKARRNLDDARTILREKANKEEGYYQDAKYVRMAGRTAYAGVLMALNDVLGLKRNDRKDVDWYGQQLLLLNKDVLSAFRTTYQVLHLSMIYDGLQDAVIVEIGLKRADSIIDWVEQRSTAAA is encoded by the coding sequence ATGGATTCAATCAGTAAAGCCAGGCGCAACCTCGACGACGCCCGTACTATTTTACGCGAAAAAGCCAACAAAGAAGAAGGCTATTATCAGGATGCTAAGTACGTCAGGATGGCTGGTCGCACCGCCTATGCGGGCGTGTTGATGGCACTGAATGATGTGCTGGGGCTTAAACGTAATGATCGGAAGGATGTAGACTGGTACGGACAGCAACTGTTACTTCTCAATAAGGACGTACTAAGTGCGTTCAGGACTACGTACCAAGTGCTACACCTCAGCATGATCTACGACGGTTTGCAGGATGCGGTAATAGTGGAAATTGGTTTGAAACGGGCCGACTCGATTATAGATTGGGTAGAGCAGCGTTCGACTGCCGCAGCGTAA
- a CDS encoding DUF7133 domain-containing protein, protein MLAGYQQANDPVKEPIKRLDPAKAVQMAKAIEATVSPKLAEGLSLTVWGVDSLVADPIGIDIDDNGRLYYTRTNRQKNSEFDIRGHQDWEIESNKLQSIEDKRAFLHRALSPENSKKNEWLKDVNGDGSHDWRDMTVEKENVYRIEDTNGDGVADQTQLVVNDFNDEVTDVAGGVLANGKDLFVTVAPDLWRLRDTNGDGIPDEKKSLSTGYGIHVGFSGHGMSGVEMGPDGKIYWQIGDIGFNGGKDANGKSMNYANTGVVVRANPDGSDFEVFAHGVRNTHEFVFDEYGNLISEDNDGDHAGEKERLVYITNGSDTGWRSNWQYGKYRDPKNNTYKVWMDEKMYLPRFEGQAAYITPTLANFVSGPAGMLYNPGTALSPKYKNTFFIAEFVGNPAQSGIHAFKLKPKGASFELGQQEKILGGVLATGIDFGPDGAMYVADWVNGWDTKDYGRIWKLDDKSAAASAERKETKMLLAADFNGRPEADLGKLLYNADMRVRMKAQFELVDRKAKGAEVLTAATKQTANQLARVHGIWGMAQLSRQDKQYAQGIMPLLTDSDPEIRAQAAKWLGDIRYADAGAALIPLLTDTNARTRFFAAEALGRIAYEPAVQPIIKMLEANNDADAYLRHAGSLALSRIGKVEPVAALSSSPSRALRIAAVVALRRMESPEIARFLNDSDAFVVTEASRGINDDFSIPKALPALSNLLVSTKFTNEPLIRRAINANLRVGTPEAMQHLMTYAQNDANPAEMRAEALDALSTWADPSVLDRVDGRYRGEAKRDAGTLRTQTADLYTKLVGSNELPVRLSAIKAIQTLGITSAGPVLMTRLTSDADAPVRIAALKTLASLNDPQLSKAIEQALSDQNKSVRVAGLDLVAKSNMPSDRMVSLLTNVIDTRTAEEKQAALLTLGKLPIKYTQPIFMQMMGKLAKGTLAPEIQLELEEAIDSTHSAPLISQYKGTLAKLSPDALSSTFKGALFGGEPDKGRRVFFRHPTAQCIRCHSYDDLGGNAGPRLNGVASRLTRDQLLEAVINPSARIAPGYGSVTLKLKNGKTVSGTMEGETSTDVKVKQGDKPTMTIPKSQIAKRTTDPSSMPQMTYLLTKREIRDVVSFLATLKNE, encoded by the coding sequence ATGCTGGCCGGGTATCAGCAGGCCAACGACCCCGTTAAAGAGCCGATCAAGCGACTCGACCCGGCTAAGGCAGTTCAGATGGCCAAAGCTATCGAAGCCACCGTCAGCCCGAAACTGGCCGAAGGGCTATCACTCACCGTATGGGGTGTCGACTCGCTCGTCGCTGACCCCATCGGTATCGACATCGACGACAACGGACGGTTATACTACACCCGTACCAATCGGCAGAAAAACTCGGAATTTGACATTCGGGGGCATCAGGACTGGGAAATCGAGTCGAACAAGCTGCAAAGCATCGAAGACAAACGCGCCTTTCTGCACCGGGCCTTATCGCCGGAAAACAGCAAAAAGAACGAGTGGCTCAAAGACGTCAACGGCGACGGGTCGCACGACTGGCGCGATATGACCGTCGAGAAGGAGAACGTCTACCGCATCGAAGACACGAACGGAGATGGCGTAGCCGACCAAACGCAACTGGTTGTCAACGATTTCAACGACGAAGTAACCGACGTCGCCGGGGGTGTACTCGCCAACGGCAAAGACCTGTTTGTGACCGTCGCGCCCGACCTGTGGCGGCTGCGCGACACCAACGGCGACGGTATTCCCGATGAGAAGAAATCACTCTCGACCGGCTACGGTATTCACGTCGGCTTCAGCGGCCACGGGATGTCGGGCGTCGAGATGGGGCCGGACGGCAAAATCTACTGGCAAATCGGCGACATCGGGTTCAACGGCGGGAAGGACGCCAACGGCAAGTCGATGAACTACGCCAACACGGGTGTTGTCGTGCGGGCTAACCCCGACGGCAGTGATTTCGAGGTGTTTGCTCACGGCGTCAGAAACACGCACGAATTCGTGTTCGACGAATACGGCAATCTCATCAGCGAAGATAACGACGGCGACCACGCGGGCGAAAAAGAACGGTTGGTCTACATCACCAACGGATCGGATACGGGCTGGCGCAGCAACTGGCAGTACGGCAAATACCGGGATCCGAAAAACAACACGTATAAGGTCTGGATGGACGAAAAGATGTACCTGCCGCGCTTCGAAGGGCAGGCGGCCTACATCACCCCCACCCTCGCCAACTTCGTCAGCGGCCCGGCCGGTATGCTTTACAACCCCGGCACGGCGCTGTCGCCCAAGTACAAAAACACATTTTTCATCGCTGAATTCGTCGGCAACCCCGCACAGTCGGGCATTCACGCGTTTAAGTTGAAGCCCAAAGGCGCGTCGTTTGAGCTGGGTCAGCAGGAGAAAATTCTCGGTGGTGTGCTGGCAACCGGCATTGACTTCGGCCCCGATGGTGCGATGTACGTAGCCGACTGGGTCAACGGCTGGGATACCAAAGACTACGGCCGTATCTGGAAACTGGACGATAAATCGGCGGCAGCGTCGGCCGAACGCAAGGAAACCAAGATGCTGCTGGCGGCCGATTTCAACGGACGCCCGGAAGCCGACCTGGGCAAGTTGCTGTATAACGCCGACATGCGGGTGCGGATGAAAGCGCAGTTCGAACTGGTCGACCGGAAGGCGAAGGGTGCCGAGGTGCTGACAGCCGCGACGAAGCAGACGGCCAACCAACTGGCGCGGGTACACGGCATCTGGGGGATGGCGCAACTGTCCCGGCAAGATAAGCAGTACGCGCAGGGCATCATGCCCCTGCTGACCGACAGCGATCCCGAAATCCGGGCGCAGGCAGCTAAGTGGCTGGGCGACATTCGCTACGCCGACGCAGGAGCTGCCTTGATCCCGCTGCTGACTGATACCAACGCCCGCACCCGGTTCTTTGCCGCCGAAGCCCTCGGCCGCATTGCCTACGAACCGGCGGTTCAGCCAATCATCAAGATGCTGGAAGCCAACAACGACGCTGACGCTTACCTGCGCCACGCCGGTAGTCTGGCCCTGTCTCGCATCGGCAAGGTTGAGCCGGTGGCAGCCCTGAGCAGCAGTCCCTCGCGGGCGTTGCGGATTGCCGCCGTGGTGGCCCTGCGCCGGATGGAAAGCCCCGAAATCGCCCGGTTCCTCAACGACTCGGATGCGTTTGTCGTGACGGAAGCATCACGAGGTATCAACGACGATTTTTCGATTCCAAAAGCCCTGCCCGCGCTGAGCAACCTGCTGGTCAGCACGAAGTTTACGAACGAGCCGCTCATTCGCCGGGCCATCAACGCCAACCTGCGCGTCGGCACGCCCGAAGCCATGCAGCACCTGATGACCTACGCGCAGAACGACGCCAACCCCGCCGAGATGCGGGCCGAAGCCCTCGACGCACTCAGCACCTGGGCCGACCCATCGGTGCTCGACCGGGTCGACGGTCGCTACCGGGGTGAGGCAAAGCGCGACGCGGGTACGCTACGTACGCAAACGGCCGATTTGTATACCAAACTGGTTGGTAGCAACGAACTGCCCGTTCGGCTCAGCGCCATCAAAGCGATTCAGACACTGGGAATCACGTCGGCCGGCCCTGTGCTGATGACCCGGCTCACGAGCGATGCCGACGCGCCAGTCCGCATTGCTGCCCTGAAAACGCTGGCGTCGCTCAACGACCCGCAACTCAGCAAAGCCATCGAGCAGGCGCTGTCCGATCAGAACAAGTCGGTGCGCGTTGCCGGTCTGGATTTAGTCGCGAAAAGCAATATGCCCAGCGACCGGATGGTTAGCCTGCTGACCAACGTCATCGACACCCGCACGGCCGAAGAAAAACAGGCGGCTCTGCTGACGCTGGGTAAACTGCCGATCAAGTACACGCAGCCGATCTTCATGCAGATGATGGGTAAGCTGGCGAAAGGAACCCTTGCGCCGGAAATTCAACTCGAACTGGAAGAAGCCATCGACAGCACCCATTCGGCACCCCTTATCAGTCAGTACAAAGGCACGCTTGCCAAACTCTCGCCCGACGCGCTGTCGTCTACCTTTAAGGGCGCGCTGTTTGGTGGCGAACCCGACAAAGGGCGTCGCGTTTTCTTCCGCCACCCGACCGCGCAGTGTATCCGTTGCCACTCGTACGACGATCTCGGCGGTAACGCGGGTCCCCGGCTCAACGGCGTCGCCAGCCGCCTGACGCGTGACCAATTGCTCGAAGCCGTTATCAACCCCAGCGCCCGGATTGCCCCCGGCTACGGGTCGGTAACGCTGAAGCTGAAAAACGGTAAGACCGTTAGCGGCACGATGGAAGGCGAAACAAGCACCGATGTCAAGGTGAAGCAGGGCGACAAACCGACGATGACAATTCCGAAGAGTCAGATCGCCAAGCGCACCACTGACCCGTCGAGTATGCCGCAGATGACGTACCTACTGACAAAGCGCGAAATCCGCGACGTGGTCAGCTTTCTGGCCACGCTTAAGAACGAGTAG